A genomic segment from Leptolyngbyaceae cyanobacterium encodes:
- a CDS encoding flavin-dependent dehydrogenase, translating into MKEILYLEVPTPDIGAVRTWLQEEFNPGYGEKIVTPDGFVVKSSNTTNHATNFPEISAFVWSVQRTTYLKVFRWEEKPIAQEKQFLQKLTDEIRQQFPYHYPEPPAIDLSHQSIFAALAPDYPQTVRFFQKMPNGEYDLKRVYWWEQRWREGVRNPQQPKQVVFSIDEGEKEQNLTLSSSHTYDLIYIGGALGVIHAAVMAQLGYRVLLVERLPFGRMNREWNISRSEFQSLIDLGLFTPDEFESVIAREYVDGFSKFFDSNNPSHLKALVLHTPTVLNVGLDAEKLLRVCGEKLRAAGGEIWDETEFIRADIDKTKVTITTQYLPDRAERKATGRLLVDAMGTASPISWQLNGGRAFDSVCPTVGAVLSGFEPGVWDVQYGDVLYSHGDVSRGRQLIWELFPAEGDDITIYLFHYHQVNKQNPGSLLEMYEDFFTILPEYRRCDMDKLVWKKPTFGYIPGHFSVGSSDRAVAYDRLIAIGDAASLQSPLIFTGFGSLVRNLGRLTELLDTALQHNLLSAKHLNQIRPYQSNVAVTWLFSKGMMVPTGRHIPPARINSMLNTFFGILATDSPQVAETFIKDRTDWLTFNRLALKAAKINPALLLWIWDLAGAKDIFRWLGSYLDFTIGAIVSWLLAGWFPNWLKHQQPWLEKRYPALWLWLLTQSYAFTSGVGRPKSRSFQLSGARIHKSEFRSQNSGVRI; encoded by the coding sequence ATGAAAGAAATCCTTTATTTAGAAGTTCCTACCCCGGATATAGGAGCCGTGCGGACTTGGTTACAAGAAGAATTCAATCCGGGCTACGGCGAAAAGATCGTTACTCCAGATGGCTTTGTAGTGAAGTCATCCAATACTACAAACCATGCGACAAACTTTCCAGAAATTTCTGCATTTGTTTGGTCGGTGCAGCGGACTACCTATTTAAAGGTATTTCGCTGGGAAGAGAAACCGATCGCCCAAGAGAAACAATTTTTGCAAAAGCTGACTGACGAAATTCGCCAGCAGTTTCCCTACCATTACCCTGAACCACCTGCGATCGACTTATCCCACCAGTCTATCTTTGCAGCATTAGCGCCGGATTACCCGCAAACGGTACGTTTTTTCCAAAAAATGCCCAATGGCGAATATGACCTGAAGCGGGTTTATTGGTGGGAACAACGTTGGCGGGAAGGCGTTCGCAACCCCCAGCAACCAAAGCAGGTAGTGTTCTCGATCGATGAGGGGGAGAAGGAACAAAACCTTACCCTCTCGTCTTCTCATACTTACGACTTAATATACATCGGTGGCGCGTTGGGGGTCATTCACGCCGCAGTGATGGCTCAATTAGGCTATCGAGTGTTGCTGGTGGAAAGGTTGCCTTTCGGCAGGATGAATCGGGAGTGGAATATTTCTCGCAGCGAGTTTCAAAGCTTAATCGATTTGGGTTTGTTTACACCTGATGAGTTTGAAAGCGTGATTGCCAGAGAATATGTTGACGGATTTAGTAAATTTTTTGACAGCAATAATCCATCCCACTTAAAAGCACTGGTTTTACATACACCCACAGTATTAAATGTAGGTTTGGATGCTGAGAAATTATTGCGGGTTTGCGGGGAAAAACTGCGAGCAGCCGGAGGAGAAATTTGGGATGAAACGGAATTCATCAGGGCGGACATCGACAAAACAAAAGTAACTATTACAACTCAGTACTTACCCGATCGCGCAGAGCGAAAAGCGACTGGTAGATTGCTGGTGGATGCGATGGGAACCGCTTCTCCCATTTCTTGGCAGTTGAATGGCGGTCGCGCTTTTGACAGCGTTTGTCCGACGGTGGGGGCTGTACTGAGTGGATTTGAGCCGGGAGTGTGGGATGTTCAATATGGGGATGTTCTCTACAGTCATGGGGATGTTTCGCGAGGACGCCAGTTGATTTGGGAATTATTTCCCGCCGAAGGGGATGACATCACGATTTATTTGTTTCATTACCATCAGGTAAATAAGCAAAACCCCGGTTCTCTCTTAGAAATGTATGAGGATTTTTTCACTATTTTGCCAGAGTATCGCCGTTGCGATATGGATAAATTGGTGTGGAAGAAGCCGACTTTTGGTTATATTCCGGGACATTTTAGCGTGGGGAGTAGCGATCGCGCGGTGGCATATGACAGACTAATTGCGATCGGCGATGCTGCCTCTCTTCAATCTCCCTTAATTTTTACAGGCTTTGGTTCCCTGGTTCGCAATTTGGGACGATTAACGGAACTTTTGGATACCGCACTCCAACACAACCTCTTAAGTGCAAAGCATTTGAATCAAATTCGCCCTTATCAAAGTAACGTCGCGGTTACTTGGTTATTCTCAAAAGGGATGATGGTTCCGACCGGACGGCATATTCCGCCAGCCCGAATCAATTCTATGCTAAATACCTTTTTTGGCATTTTGGCAACTGACTCTCCCCAAGTGGCAGAAACTTTTATTAAGGATCGCACTGATTGGCTGACTTTTAATCGCCTAGCCCTGAAAGCTGCCAAAATCAACCCGGCTTTGCTACTTTGGATTTGGGACTTAGCTGGCGCTAAAGATATTTTTCGCTGGTTGGGTAGTTATCTCGATTTTACGATCGGCGCGATCGTCAGTTGGTTACTCGCAGGTTGGTTTCCTAATTGGCTAAAACATCAACAGCCTTGGCTGGAAAAACGATATCCCGCATTATGGTTGTGGCTGCTTACCCAAAGTTATGCTTTTACCTCTGGGGTAGGGCGTCCCAAGTCTCGCAGTTTTCAATTGTCAGGAGCTAGAATTCACAAGTCAGAATTCAGGAGTCAGAATTCAGGAGTCAGAATTTAG
- a CDS encoding phosphatase PAP2 family protein, which translates to MPFQPLRQLSQRIVHFWQQNISSKLLPLLSTIRIVGLAVAGLSIWGFAAIAEDVLEKETNTLDTAILLGIRTLHTPLGDRMAIAVTFLGEPTVLLVICFAIGIGLLINHKRAQATTLAIAATGAVALNYSLKDLFARARPALWERIVDVGSYSFPSGHAMISLVVYGTIGYLLAILFRRWQKLILLLTILLIIAIGFTRLYLGVHWPTDVVAGYAGGLVWLVTCILSLEVWRQRNSFGSIAKPNSKNSK; encoded by the coding sequence ATGCCTTTTCAACCCCTGCGTCAACTTAGCCAGCGAATCGTCCACTTTTGGCAGCAAAATATCAGTTCCAAACTGCTGCCTTTGCTGTCCACCATTCGGATTGTGGGATTAGCGGTAGCTGGGTTGTCCATATGGGGATTTGCTGCCATTGCAGAGGATGTTTTAGAAAAAGAAACCAATACCCTCGACACTGCTATTTTACTGGGCATTAGAACCTTGCATACTCCTCTGGGCGATCGAATGGCGATCGCGGTGACTTTTCTGGGAGAGCCAACAGTTTTGCTGGTAATTTGTTTCGCGATCGGAATTGGTTTGCTAATAAATCACAAAAGAGCACAAGCAACCACTTTAGCGATCGCTGCCACAGGCGCGGTTGCTCTCAATTATTCGCTCAAAGACTTGTTTGCTCGCGCTAGACCTGCTCTGTGGGAAAGGATCGTCGATGTCGGTTCTTACAGCTTTCCCAGCGGTCATGCGATGATTTCTCTGGTAGTTTATGGCACGATCGGCTATTTGCTGGCAATTTTATTTCGTCGCTGGCAGAAATTGATTTTATTATTGACAATTCTATTAATTATTGCTATTGGTTTTACTCGCCTCTATTTGGGAGTCCACTGGCCTACTGATGTAGTAGCTGGATATGCAGGGGGATTAGTTTGGTTAGTTACCTGTATTCTCAGTTTGGAAGTTTGGCGGCAACGAAATTCCTTTGGCAGCATAGCCAAACCCAATTCCAAAAACAGCAAATGA
- a CDS encoding MgtC/SapB family protein, with protein sequence MFDNYWINLIFRLSLSLLVGGVIGWERELRHKPAGFRTHMLVSFGAAVFVLIAIELKSSQPDADSISRVIQGITTGIGFLGGGEILREGQSKSGAIRIRGLTSAAAIWVSAALGVAAGCGLWQLSLVGTFLCILVLRVFKRWENEA encoded by the coding sequence ATGTTTGACAACTATTGGATTAATTTAATTTTTCGCCTCAGCCTATCTTTACTGGTGGGAGGGGTAATTGGTTGGGAACGCGAATTGAGGCACAAACCAGCAGGCTTTAGAACTCATATGCTGGTTAGTTTTGGCGCAGCTGTTTTTGTATTAATCGCGATCGAACTAAAAAGTTCGCAACCAGATGCCGACAGTATCAGCCGGGTAATTCAGGGTATCACCACCGGGATTGGCTTTTTGGGTGGTGGAGAGATTTTAAGGGAAGGGCAATCGAAATCTGGGGCAATTCGGATACGCGGGCTTACTTCTGCTGCGGCAATTTGGGTTTCAGCAGCTTTGGGCGTAGCAGCTGGTTGTGGATTGTGGCAACTGAGTTTAGTTGGCACTTTTTTATGTATTTTGGTTTTGAGAGTCTTTAAAAGATGGGAAAACGAGGCTTAA
- a CDS encoding rhomboid family intramembrane serine protease, translated as MIPIADRVPSRSQPIVNYLLIGLNIALFLWEIRLEFTGELGNFVQNLGLIPVKISTPIASITTGNPAAIVAAIVFSGSLLSAMFLHASFSQILGNLIFLSVFGRRVEELLGHGRYLGFYLLGGIVTGILQVLVQPAQAIPVVGANNAIAFILGAYPVFFPKAKIDTILPLAIVFIPIQLPAMFYLVWWFLQQMFYGIGSLNIPGGVNSGGIAYLVQAVGLILGAFLVTLMKQKKERKGTKG; from the coding sequence ATGATTCCCATTGCCGATCGAGTTCCCAGCCGTAGCCAGCCAATTGTCAATTATTTGTTAATTGGCCTTAATATTGCTTTGTTTTTATGGGAAATCAGGCTGGAATTTACGGGAGAACTAGGTAATTTCGTGCAAAACCTGGGTTTAATTCCGGTAAAGATTAGTACGCCGATCGCAAGTATTACCACTGGAAACCCAGCCGCGATCGTCGCAGCCATAGTTTTTTCCGGTTCTCTGCTGTCTGCGATGTTTCTCCACGCCAGTTTCAGCCAGATTTTGGGCAATCTGATCTTTTTATCGGTATTCGGACGGCGAGTAGAAGAATTGCTGGGACACGGGCGCTATCTAGGGTTTTACCTACTTGGTGGAATTGTAACGGGTATTTTACAAGTGTTAGTTCAACCCGCGCAGGCGATACCTGTAGTGGGGGCAAATAATGCGATCGCGTTTATCTTAGGTGCGTACCCGGTCTTCTTTCCCAAAGCAAAAATCGATACCATTTTGCCTTTAGCGATCGTATTTATCCCCATCCAGTTGCCAGCAATGTTTTATCTAGTTTGGTGGTTCCTACAGCAGATGTTTTACGGTATCGGTAGCTTAAACATCCCTGGCGGCGTCAACTCAGGAGGCATTGCTTACTTAGTGCAGGCAGTGGGACTGATTTTAGGAGCTTTTCTAGTAACCCTGATGAAGCAAAAGAAGGAGAGGAAAGGGACTAAGGGCTAG